One window of the Lactobacillus sp. PV034 genome contains the following:
- a CDS encoding ECF transporter S component, with amino-acid sequence MRQKRVQTITIGAIFIAILIIQSFVPYLGYIRILPGLPSITIIPLTVALAGVLLGTGFGAAMGLVWGILSLILAYTQPGDLVSLMLFQNPIIAIIPRAAAGFAGGMIGQAANLQKRGQTIFVYVMAGLVTSAVNTLLVIGLTSLFFMRDPRILLHNLGQDQNQTPLIGILLTVLGMNGITEAIFTGFVTPFIALPVKKYLLKRIN; translated from the coding sequence ATGCGACAAAAAAGAGTGCAGACGATCACTATTGGGGCTATTTTTATTGCGATATTAATTATCCAATCTTTTGTACCCTATTTGGGGTATATTCGAATTTTGCCGGGCTTACCTTCGATAACAATTATCCCATTAACCGTTGCATTGGCTGGGGTATTGCTAGGAACAGGATTTGGTGCTGCTATGGGATTAGTCTGGGGTATTTTGAGTTTAATTTTAGCTTATACTCAACCTGGTGATTTAGTTAGCTTAATGCTTTTTCAAAATCCCATTATTGCGATTATTCCTAGGGCAGCTGCTGGATTTGCCGGTGGAATGATTGGACAAGCAGCCAATTTACAAAAAAGAGGTCAAACAATTTTTGTTTATGTGATGGCAGGATTAGTTACTTCGGCTGTTAACACTTTACTAGTGATTGGATTGACTAGTTTATTCTTTATGCGCGATCCTAGAATTCTTTTACATAATTTAGGTCAAGACCAGAATCAAACTCCATTAATTGGAATTTTACTAACCGTCTTAGGAATGAATGGGATTACTGAAGCAATTTTTACTGGATTTGTAACACCTTTTATTGCCTTACCAGTAAAAAAATATTTACTCAAGAGAATTAATTGA
- the gatA gene encoding Asp-tRNA(Asn)/Glu-tRNA(Gln) amidotransferase subunit GatA, producing MNYLNENIDSLHKKLKDGEITADQLTQDTLKGIKELEPKLNAMITVVDDAKPAEDLDLSNELAGIPIAIKDNIITNGIKTTAASHILYNYMPVYDATVISKLKDAQMTIVGKANMDEFAMGSSSENSYYGAPKNPWDLTRVTGGSSGGSAAAVASGEVVAALGSDTGGSVRQPAAFNGIFGIKPTYGRVSRWGLIAFASSLDQIGVMTKRAADSAKILNVIAGSDEHDSTVSEKEVPDFTAAIGKDVKGLRVAVPEEYFGEGVEPAVKDLINEQIKILEDNGAIINKVQLPHTKYVVPDYYIIASSEASSNLQRYDGIRYGYRAKDAKNLLDVYVKSRSEAFGDEVKRRIMLGTFALSAGSYDRFFRQAAKVRTLICEDFDKIFAENDVIVGPTTPTPAFKIGSSIKDPLKMYANDILTISANMAGIPAASVPAGLVDGMPVGFQIMAKRFDESSIFQVADFIERQNKFYEKIPTGLED from the coding sequence ATGAATTACTTAAATGAAAATATTGACTCATTACATAAAAAACTAAAAGATGGCGAGATAACTGCAGATCAATTAACTCAAGATACTCTCAAAGGTATTAAAGAGTTAGAACCAAAGCTTAATGCAATGATTACTGTTGTTGATGATGCCAAGCCAGCAGAAGATTTAGATTTATCAAATGAATTAGCTGGGATTCCAATTGCTATCAAGGACAACATCATTACTAATGGTATTAAGACTACTGCGGCAAGTCATATTCTTTACAATTACATGCCAGTTTATGATGCAACAGTTATTTCAAAGTTAAAAGATGCGCAAATGACTATTGTTGGTAAGGCTAACATGGATGAATTTGCAATGGGTTCATCAAGTGAAAATTCTTACTATGGTGCCCCAAAGAACCCATGGGACTTAACTAGAGTTACTGGTGGTTCATCTGGTGGTTCAGCTGCTGCTGTTGCCAGTGGTGAAGTTGTAGCCGCTCTTGGTTCAGATACTGGTGGTTCAGTAAGACAACCAGCTGCATTTAATGGTATTTTTGGTATTAAACCAACTTATGGTCGTGTTTCTCGTTGGGGATTAATTGCCTTTGCTTCCTCACTTGATCAAATTGGTGTGATGACTAAGCGTGCTGCTGATTCAGCTAAGATTTTAAATGTAATTGCAGGTAGCGATGAACATGATTCAACTGTTTCAGAAAAAGAAGTACCTGATTTTACTGCAGCTATTGGTAAAGATGTAAAGGGCTTACGCGTAGCAGTTCCTGAAGAATACTTTGGCGAAGGTGTTGAACCAGCAGTTAAAGATTTAATTAATGAACAAATCAAAATCTTAGAAGATAATGGTGCAATTATTAACAAGGTACAATTGCCACATACTAAATATGTTGTTCCGGATTACTACATCATTGCTTCTAGTGAAGCTTCATCAAACTTACAAAGATATGATGGTATCCGCTATGGTTACCGTGCTAAAGATGCTAAGAACTTACTAGATGTTTATGTAAAGTCAAGAAGTGAAGCTTTTGGTGATGAAGTTAAGCGTCGTATTATGTTAGGTACTTTTGCTTTATCTGCAGGTTCATATGATCGTTTCTTTAGACAAGCAGCTAAAGTAAGAACTTTAATTTGCGAAGACTTTGATAAGATTTTTGCAGAAAATGACGTAATTGTTGGACCAACTACACCAACTCCAGCATTTAAGATTGGTTCTTCAATTAAAGATCCACTTAAGATGTATGCAAATGATATTTTAACTATTTCTGCTAATATGGCTGGTATTCCTGCAGCCAGTGTTCCTGCTGGTTTGGTAGATGGCATGCCTGTTGGATTCCAAATTATGGCTAAGCGTTTTGATGAATCAAGCATTTTCCAAGTAGCTGATTTTATTGAACGTCAAAATAAATTCTATGAAAAAATACCAACTGGATTGGAGGACTAA
- the gatB gene encoding Asp-tRNA(Asn)/Glu-tRNA(Gln) amidotransferase subunit GatB produces the protein MNFKSTIGLEVHFELKTKSKIFSPSPVSYGAPANTKTNVIDWAMPGVLPKLNKDVYRLGIMVALATHSHILPTTHFDRKNYFYPDNPKAYQITQFFQPLARDGYIEVEVRGKKKRIGIHEMHIEEDAGKNTHGTNGYSYVDLNRQGVPLLEVVSEPDMEDPEEAYAYLTKLRQIVQFTGASDVKMEEGSMRVDTNISIRPAGQKELGNKVEMKNLNSFDHVRRSLAYEEQRQQQVLLSGGRVQVSTRRFDDATGKTVLERIKEGDADYRYFPEPDIAPDHISQEWIDEIEASLPESPFARRKRYVEEYGIKEYDADVILQTKESSDFYDATVAAGADPKLAANWLNTQVNGYLNEEQVEIQDIKLTPENLAQIIKMIKDGTISSKIAKKVFKESIENGTEPKKYVEDKGMVQLSDLSVLEPMVKKVVDNNPQSVEDFKNGKDRAIGFLVGQIMKETRGKANPKVVNELLNKELQSR, from the coding sequence ATGAATTTTAAATCAACTATCGGTCTTGAAGTTCACTTTGAATTAAAGACTAAAAGTAAAATCTTCTCTCCATCACCAGTAAGTTATGGAGCACCTGCTAATACCAAAACTAATGTTATTGACTGGGCAATGCCTGGGGTATTACCTAAGTTAAATAAGGATGTTTACCGTTTAGGAATCATGGTTGCTTTAGCAACCCACTCACACATCCTTCCAACTACTCATTTTGATCGTAAGAACTACTTTTACCCTGATAACCCAAAGGCATATCAGATTACGCAGTTCTTCCAACCATTAGCTCGTGATGGTTATATTGAAGTTGAAGTTCGTGGTAAAAAGAAACGTATCGGTATTCATGAAATGCACATTGAAGAAGATGCCGGTAAAAACACTCACGGAACCAATGGTTATTCTTATGTTGACTTAAACCGTCAAGGGGTACCACTTCTTGAAGTTGTTTCTGAACCTGATATGGAAGATCCAGAAGAAGCTTACGCATATTTAACTAAGTTACGTCAAATTGTTCAATTTACTGGTGCTTCTGACGTTAAGATGGAAGAAGGATCAATGCGTGTTGATACTAACATTTCTATCCGTCCTGCTGGTCAAAAAGAATTGGGTAACAAGGTTGAAATGAAGAACTTGAACTCATTTGATCACGTACGTCGTTCACTTGCATATGAAGAACAACGTCAACAACAAGTTTTACTTTCTGGTGGTCGTGTTCAAGTATCAACTCGTCGTTTTGATGATGCTACTGGTAAGACTGTTTTGGAACGTATTAAGGAAGGGGACGCTGACTATCGTTACTTCCCAGAACCTGATATTGCTCCAGACCACATCAGTCAAGAATGGATTGATGAAATTGAGGCAAGTTTACCAGAATCACCTTTTGCACGTCGTAAACGCTATGTTGAAGAATATGGTATCAAAGAATATGATGCTGACGTTATTTTGCAAACTAAAGAATCAAGTGACTTTTATGATGCAACAGTAGCTGCTGGTGCGGATCCTAAGCTTGCTGCTAACTGGCTAAATACGCAAGTAAATGGATACTTGAACGAAGAACAAGTAGAAATCCAAGATATTAAGTTAACACCAGAAAACTTAGCTCAAATCATTAAAATGATTAAAGATGGAACTATTTCATCTAAGATTGCTAAGAAAGTCTTCAAGGAAAGTATTGAAAATGGTACTGAACCTAAGAAGTACGTTGAAGATAAGGGTATGGTTCAATTATCAGATCTTTCTGTTCTTGAACCAATGGTTAAGAAAGTTGTTGATAACAACCCACAATCTGTTGAAGACTTTAAGAATGGTAAGGATCGTGCTATTGGTTTCTTAGTTGGACAAATTATGAAAGAAACTCGTGGTAAGGCTAACCCTAAAGTTGTTAATGAATTATTAAATAAGGAATTACAAAGTCGCTAG
- a CDS encoding diacylglycerol kinase codes for MVKKARLIYNPVAGHEQMTNSVADILNIMEQAGYEASAFRTSPAPLSAQNEAKRAALEGFDLIVGAGGDGTINEVVNGIAPLEKRPKMAVIPAGTTNDFARALKIPRDDLVESAKVILNGKTQKMDIGKAGDKYFMNIAASGSLSEITYSVPSEAKSVLGYTAYIVKGAEMLPKISNQKMRLTYDDGVYEGNLSLFLLGMTNSIGGFERIMPNAQLSDGLFQLIVVKTDRTTEMVKLMAMALSGKHVNDPRIIYTKTKSLKVELLDEDKNAKVPINLDGEIGGYLPMDFKNLKQHIEFYIGE; via the coding sequence ATGGTAAAGAAGGCGCGATTGATTTATAATCCTGTAGCTGGTCATGAACAAATGACTAATAGTGTTGCAGATATTTTAAATATTATGGAACAAGCAGGCTATGAAGCTAGTGCCTTCCGAACCAGTCCGGCGCCCTTATCTGCACAAAACGAGGCTAAGCGTGCTGCTTTAGAAGGCTTTGACTTAATAGTTGGTGCTGGTGGGGATGGGACAATTAATGAAGTTGTTAATGGTATTGCACCCCTAGAAAAACGTCCTAAAATGGCAGTTATTCCAGCTGGGACTACTAACGATTTTGCACGGGCATTAAAAATTCCCCGTGATGATTTAGTGGAGTCAGCTAAGGTTATTTTGAATGGTAAAACACAAAAAATGGATATTGGTAAAGCTGGCGATAAATATTTTATGAATATTGCCGCTAGTGGTTCATTGAGTGAAATTACTTATTCTGTACCTTCTGAAGCTAAATCTGTTTTAGGATATACTGCATATATTGTTAAAGGTGCAGAAATGTTACCTAAGATTAGCAATCAAAAAATGCGTTTAACCTATGATGATGGTGTATATGAGGGTAATCTATCTCTTTTCTTATTGGGGATGACTAATTCCATCGGAGGATTTGAGCGGATTATGCCAAATGCTCAATTGTCAGATGGTTTATTCCAATTAATTGTTGTGAAGACCGATCGAACAACTGAAATGGTCAAATTAATGGCTATGGCCTTAAGTGGTAAGCATGTTAATGATCCGAGAATTATTTATACCAAAACCAAGTCTCTAAAAGTAGAATTACTTGATGAAGACAAGAATGCCAAGGTACCAATCAATTTAGATGGTGAAATTGGTGGTTATTTGCCAATGGACTTTAAGAATTTAAAGCAACACATTGAATTCTATATTGGAGAATAA
- the ligA gene encoding NAD-dependent DNA ligase LigA produces the protein MTQLSLEQAQEKVTALREQLNKWADAYYTKDAPVVEDATYDKSYNELVKLEKEFPSLVTSDSITQRVGGEIKSSFSKVEHAVPMLSMGDVFSKAELKEFDERIQKVIGHPVAYNAELKIDGLSLSLEYEAGKLVRASTRGNGTVGEDVTANARFIKDIPQTLPVPLTTEVRGECYMGKESFALLNSERDAKGEQAFANPRNAAAGSLRQLNAQITKKRDLSTFIYTWVNPPKNITSQHQAIDELNKLGFHTNQTGRRFESMDEVFDFIDEYTEKRNSLSYGIDGIVLKVDDLSLQNDLGNTVKVPRWEIAYKFPPEEQETIVREIVWTVGRTGVVTPTAIMDPVQLAGTTVSRAVLHNEELLKQKDVRIGDTVKLHKAGDIIPEISEVVLSKRPADSQPYQIPTKCPSCGGELVHLKGEVALRCVNPMCPAQVEERITHFASRQAMDIRGLGPKIVKQLIDKGFVKDVADLYHLSAEQLGQLDHFKEKSIDNLLTSINNSKENSVELLLFGLGIDHVGAKAARLIVEKYKDLEKIMNLSVPELTTIDTIGETIAESMVAYFAQPQARKLIQELMDSGVNMGYLGTDEGEITDNFFKDKTVVLTGKLADFTRSEFTKKLQALGAKVTSSVSKKTDYLIYGDDAGSKLTKAQQLEVPLLTEQDAIAQMNKNN, from the coding sequence ATGACTCAGTTATCACTTGAACAGGCGCAAGAAAAAGTTACAGCGCTAAGAGAACAGTTAAATAAATGGGCGGATGCCTACTATACTAAGGATGCCCCAGTAGTTGAAGATGCAACTTATGATAAAAGTTATAATGAGTTAGTTAAATTAGAAAAAGAATTTCCTAGCTTAGTTACTTCAGATTCCATTACTCAGCGTGTAGGGGGAGAAATTAAAAGTAGTTTCTCTAAAGTAGAACATGCTGTGCCAATGCTTTCAATGGGGGATGTGTTTTCAAAGGCTGAATTAAAAGAATTTGATGAGCGCATCCAAAAGGTAATTGGCCATCCAGTTGCTTATAATGCCGAATTAAAGATTGACGGTTTATCTTTGTCTTTAGAATATGAAGCAGGAAAATTAGTTAGAGCTTCTACTCGTGGGAATGGGACAGTAGGTGAAGATGTTACTGCCAATGCTCGCTTTATTAAAGATATTCCCCAAACCTTACCTGTACCTTTAACAACAGAAGTTAGAGGTGAGTGTTATATGGGGAAAGAATCGTTTGCTTTATTAAACAGCGAACGAGACGCTAAAGGTGAACAAGCTTTTGCTAATCCGCGTAATGCTGCAGCAGGTTCCTTGCGGCAATTAAATGCGCAGATTACCAAAAAAAGAGATTTAAGTACTTTTATTTATACGTGGGTAAATCCACCCAAAAATATTACCAGTCAACATCAAGCAATTGATGAATTGAATAAGTTAGGTTTTCATACTAATCAAACTGGTCGACGCTTTGAATCAATGGATGAAGTTTTTGATTTTATTGATGAATATACTGAAAAACGTAATAGTTTATCTTACGGAATTGATGGTATTGTTTTAAAAGTAGACGATTTAAGTTTACAAAATGACTTAGGAAATACAGTAAAGGTTCCGCGCTGGGAGATTGCTTATAAATTCCCACCTGAAGAACAAGAAACTATTGTGCGTGAGATAGTATGGACTGTAGGCCGTACGGGGGTTGTCACTCCAACTGCTATCATGGACCCTGTTCAATTAGCAGGAACGACTGTATCAAGAGCAGTTCTACATAATGAGGAGCTCTTGAAGCAAAAAGATGTGCGAATTGGCGATACAGTTAAGCTTCATAAGGCAGGAGATATTATTCCAGAAATATCTGAAGTAGTTTTATCTAAACGTCCTGCTGATAGCCAGCCTTATCAAATTCCAACTAAGTGCCCATCGTGTGGTGGAGAGTTAGTTCATTTAAAAGGCGAAGTGGCTTTAAGATGTGTCAATCCAATGTGTCCTGCTCAAGTGGAAGAGCGAATTACTCACTTTGCCTCAAGACAAGCGATGGATATTAGAGGACTAGGCCCCAAGATTGTTAAGCAACTAATTGATAAGGGCTTTGTTAAAGATGTAGCTGATCTTTATCATTTAAGTGCTGAGCAATTAGGTCAACTAGATCATTTTAAAGAAAAATCAATTGATAATCTGTTAACGTCGATTAATAATAGTAAAGAAAATTCTGTAGAATTATTACTTTTTGGTCTCGGAATTGATCATGTTGGAGCAAAAGCGGCGCGATTAATAGTCGAAAAATATAAAGACTTGGAAAAGATTATGAATTTAAGCGTGCCAGAACTCACAACTATCGATACAATAGGAGAGACGATTGCAGAATCAATGGTAGCTTATTTTGCTCAGCCACAAGCTCGAAAATTAATCCAAGAGTTAATGGATAGTGGCGTTAACATGGGCTATCTTGGCACTGATGAAGGTGAAATTACAGATAATTTCTTTAAAGATAAAACAGTGGTATTAACAGGAAAACTAGCTGATTTTACTAGAAGTGAATTTACGAAGAAATTACAAGCATTGGGGGCAAAAGTTACGAGTTCTGTCTCAAAGAAAACCGACTACTTGATCTATGGTGATGATGCAGGCTCGAAGTTGACGAAGGCTCAACAACTTGAAGTACCTTTATTAACTGAACAAGATGCAATTGCTCAAATGAATAAAAATAATTAA
- the gatC gene encoding Asp-tRNA(Asn)/Glu-tRNA(Gln) amidotransferase subunit GatC translates to MKITKEDIKHVAGLSRLEFSEDELEKFTEQMGDIINMADQLAEVDTKDVPETVQVVDRDTVFREDKPELWETREELMENVPEKADGYIKVPVIIDKDDNA, encoded by the coding sequence GTGAAGATTACAAAAGAAGATATTAAGCACGTTGCGGGCTTATCAAGACTTGAATTTAGTGAAGATGAACTTGAAAAATTCACTGAACAAATGGGAGATATTATCAACATGGCTGACCAATTAGCTGAAGTTGATACTAAGGATGTACCAGAAACAGTCCAAGTTGTTGATCGTGATACTGTCTTTAGAGAAGATAAGCCAGAACTTTGGGAAACTAGAGAAGAATTAATGGAAAATGTTCCTGAAAAGGCTGACGGTTACATTAAAGTTCCTGTGATTATTGATAAGGATGATAATGCCTAA
- the pcrA gene encoding DNA helicase PcrA, which translates to MSENSILENLNEQQIKAVQTTNGPLLVVAGAGSGKTSVLTRRIAYLIEEQGVAPWNILAITFTNKAATEMRERVQNLLGPVAESVWMSTFHALCVRILRRDADKIGYSSNFSIADSSEQLTLVKRIEKDLNINPKMYDPRAILSTISNAKNDLLTPAAYDELAKSPFEKITAQIYHEYQKSLKRDQIMDFDDLIMQTLVLFKKDKATLHYYQNKFQYIMVDEYQDTNQAQYELCHELAAQYKNICVVGDADQSIYGWRGANMENILNFEQDYQDDEVQTIMLEQNYRSTGHILNAANAVIKNNLNRKPKKLWTDRGEGKKVNYYRAQSGNDEGYFIVSKIKEKIKDNKLQYKDFAVLYRTNSQSRNIEEMLVKSNIPYKIVGGHKFYDRKEIRDILAYLKIIANPADSMSLNRIINTPKRGIGPTTIAKFMSFAQEHNFSMLEAFQNLDLAPITGRARTTLKEFGSNFEEAFKFAKEHSVTGLTEKILNDFGYVDALKNEHTIEGDSRLENLDEFLTVTKRFDDQYEPEDEDSSVLEDFLADVTLLSDQDDLENADNQVTLMTLHAAKGLEFPVVFLIGMEEGIFPLSRALTDDSELEEERRLAYVGITRAEKELYLTNAYSRMLYGRPQNNPPSRFLDEIDDEDLEKLNKDTDTIIDVSARSYSKTIPFARQNERAHAKVYTAKKPAGAVGADKESWQVGDQVEHKAWGKGVVVKVNGSGEDMELDIAFSGKGIKRLLAAFAPIKKL; encoded by the coding sequence ATGAGTGAAAATTCAATTTTAGAAAACTTAAATGAACAACAAATTAAGGCGGTCCAAACTACCAATGGCCCTTTATTAGTTGTTGCTGGTGCCGGAAGTGGTAAGACATCCGTTTTAACACGACGCATAGCATATTTGATTGAAGAGCAAGGAGTAGCTCCATGGAATATCTTAGCAATTACGTTTACAAATAAGGCCGCAACTGAAATGAGAGAGCGTGTCCAAAATTTACTTGGACCAGTTGCAGAAAGTGTTTGGATGTCAACCTTTCATGCCTTATGTGTACGAATTTTGAGACGAGATGCAGATAAAATAGGATATTCATCTAATTTTTCAATTGCTGATTCAAGTGAACAATTAACTTTAGTTAAGAGAATTGAAAAAGATTTAAACATAAATCCTAAAATGTATGATCCGCGAGCTATTTTAAGCACAATTTCAAATGCAAAGAATGATTTACTTACTCCGGCAGCTTATGATGAGTTAGCAAAAAGTCCTTTTGAAAAAATAACTGCACAAATTTATCATGAATATCAAAAGAGTTTAAAGCGTGATCAAATTATGGATTTTGATGATTTAATCATGCAGACATTGGTCTTGTTTAAAAAAGATAAGGCAACATTACATTATTATCAAAATAAATTTCAATATATTATGGTTGATGAATATCAGGATACTAATCAAGCGCAATATGAGTTGTGTCATGAATTAGCTGCACAGTATAAAAATATTTGTGTTGTTGGGGATGCTGATCAATCAATTTATGGTTGGCGTGGTGCCAACATGGAAAATATTTTGAATTTTGAACAAGATTATCAAGATGATGAAGTTCAAACAATAATGTTAGAGCAAAATTATCGTTCAACTGGACATATTTTAAATGCAGCTAATGCGGTTATTAAAAATAACCTTAACCGTAAACCTAAAAAGCTTTGGACTGATAGAGGAGAAGGAAAAAAGGTAAATTATTATCGTGCTCAAAGCGGTAACGATGAGGGTTACTTTATTGTTTCCAAAATTAAAGAAAAGATAAAAGATAATAAGCTCCAGTATAAAGACTTTGCGGTGTTATATCGTACAAACTCACAATCTCGTAATATTGAAGAAATGCTTGTTAAATCAAATATTCCTTATAAAATCGTTGGTGGTCATAAGTTTTATGACCGTAAGGAAATTCGTGATATTTTAGCTTATTTAAAAATTATTGCGAATCCAGCTGATTCAATGAGTTTAAATAGAATCATTAATACACCTAAACGCGGAATTGGACCAACAACGATTGCTAAGTTTATGAGTTTTGCGCAAGAACACAATTTTAGTATGTTAGAAGCATTTCAAAATTTGGATTTAGCACCAATAACTGGACGGGCACGAACAACGTTGAAAGAATTTGGCAGTAATTTTGAAGAAGCATTCAAATTTGCTAAAGAGCATAGCGTTACAGGGTTAACCGAGAAGATATTAAACGATTTTGGTTATGTTGATGCCTTAAAAAACGAACATACAATTGAAGGTGATAGTCGTTTAGAAAACTTAGATGAATTTTTAACGGTGACTAAGCGCTTCGATGATCAGTATGAACCTGAAGATGAAGATTCTTCAGTATTAGAAGATTTTTTGGCTGATGTTACGTTATTAAGTGATCAAGATGATTTAGAAAATGCTGATAATCAAGTAACTTTAATGACCTTGCATGCTGCTAAAGGGCTAGAATTTCCTGTTGTCTTTTTAATTGGCATGGAAGAGGGAATTTTCCCATTATCCCGAGCCTTAACTGATGATAGTGAATTAGAAGAAGAACGTCGTTTAGCATATGTTGGTATTACTCGGGCAGAAAAAGAGCTTTACTTAACTAATGCCTATTCACGCATGCTTTATGGTCGTCCACAAAATAATCCACCTTCACGTTTTTTAGATGAAATTGATGATGAGGATCTTGAGAAGTTAAATAAGGATACAGATACAATTATTGATGTTTCTGCACGCTCGTACTCTAAAACCATTCCTTTTGCCAGACAAAATGAGCGAGCACATGCTAAAGTCTATACGGCTAAAAAGCCAGCAGGAGCAGTTGGCGCTGATAAAGAAAGCTGGCAAGTTGGGGATCAAGTAGAACATAAAGCCTGGGGAAAAGGTGTAGTTGTAAAAGTAAATGGTAGCGGTGAAGATATGGAATTAGATATTGCTTTTTCTGGAAAAGGGATAAAACGCCTTTTAGCTGCATTTGCTCCTATTAAAAAGCTATAA
- a CDS encoding glycoside hydrolase family 73 protein codes for MIMGKKSYKKKFNFLLFKIFGIFLIIFILFVGLKMYSSQNTKHLGQNVSKDEFISIVGPIAQAQDKPYGLFPSVTIAQACLESNFGQSTLAREYNNLFGVKGVNKATSKVLTTQEFVNGRWKTIHGRFQVYDSYEASIQAHTMLIVNGTNWNKNQYADVLAAKNYEEQAKALQADGYATDPTYATKLISLIKQYNLTHYDN; via the coding sequence TTGATAATGGGAAAAAAATCTTACAAAAAGAAATTTAATTTTCTACTTTTCAAAATTTTTGGAATTTTTTTAATTATATTTATTCTTTTTGTTGGCTTGAAAATGTATAGTAGTCAGAATACTAAACATCTTGGTCAAAATGTATCAAAGGATGAATTTATTTCTATAGTTGGTCCGATTGCGCAAGCTCAGGATAAACCATATGGGCTTTTTCCAAGTGTTACTATTGCTCAGGCATGTTTAGAAAGTAATTTCGGTCAAAGTACTTTAGCGCGGGAATATAATAATTTATTTGGCGTTAAGGGTGTGAATAAAGCTACATCTAAGGTGTTAACAACACAAGAATTTGTCAATGGACGGTGGAAAACTATTCACGGCAGGTTTCAAGTATATGATTCTTATGAGGCTTCAATTCAAGCTCATACGATGTTGATTGTAAATGGAACAAATTGGAATAAGAATCAATATGCAGATGTTTTAGCTGCAAAAAATTATGAAGAACAGGCTAAGGCGCTTCAGGCTGATGGTTATGCAACAGATCCCACCTATGCTACAAAATTAATTAGTCTTATTAAGCAATATAATTTAACTCACTATGATAATTAG
- a CDS encoding CamS family sex pheromone protein — translation MKKFLKISAILGALITLSACGNLKDSDLANNPTTSTSQKKKYQTTSTNDNSYNVLLKNGRYLTSPIAGLTANDNDNNVDERSLESQLMNLSHNQFSTGKYVFQEGQELNQATVTDWLGRYSKSNKQGLNPEKSKKGKAYSPIILDQVLEQDYLTKSGSGYKLGGMSLGLALNSVDYYNKKDGGAEYQAKISRDRQESFGKEAADKIVKRIRKQKGMKNIPILIGLFSKTSKDSLVGGNYFAYGIANANSSKINQWKTVNYRSQILPVVGNEKAINSSDATAFSDFKAAIQDYFPNISGVTANVQYQNDKLSQMNITVTTQFYGYAQVESFTRLVASSAKKYLPTNAPIEIKITSVNDVQALIAKNSADDGYTIHIFGGE, via the coding sequence TTGAAAAAATTTTTAAAAATTTCGGCTATCTTAGGTGCTTTAATCACGTTAAGTGCCTGTGGTAATTTAAAAGATTCAGACTTAGCCAATAACCCGACCACTTCAACAAGCCAAAAGAAGAAGTACCAAACCACAAGTACCAATGATAATAGTTATAATGTCTTATTAAAAAATGGTAGATATTTAACTAGTCCTATCGCTGGCCTGACGGCAAATGATAATGACAATAATGTAGATGAACGGTCACTAGAATCTCAACTTATGAATTTATCTCATAATCAGTTTTCAACTGGTAAATATGTTTTCCAAGAAGGACAAGAGTTAAATCAAGCTACCGTGACAGATTGGTTAGGTAGATATTCAAAAAGTAATAAGCAAGGATTAAATCCAGAAAAAAGCAAAAAGGGAAAAGCTTATTCTCCTATAATTTTGGATCAGGTTTTAGAACAAGATTATCTTACAAAAAGTGGTTCAGGTTATAAGCTTGGTGGTATGAGTCTAGGACTAGCATTGAATTCAGTTGATTACTACAATAAAAAAGATGGTGGTGCGGAATACCAAGCGAAAATTTCTCGCGATAGGCAGGAGAGTTTTGGTAAAGAAGCGGCTGATAAAATAGTTAAACGAATTCGTAAACAAAAAGGGATGAAAAACATCCCAATCTTAATTGGTTTATTTAGTAAAACTTCAAAAGATTCACTTGTCGGAGGAAATTATTTTGCTTATGGCATTGCGAATGCAAATAGTAGTAAAATAAATCAATGGAAGACTGTTAATTATCGCAGTCAAATATTACCAGTTGTTGGTAATGAAAAAGCAATTAATTCATCTGATGCTACAGCATTCAGTGATTTTAAAGCGGCCATTCAAGATTACTTCCCTAATATTAGTGGAGTAACAGCTAATGTTCAGTACCAAAATGATAAATTAAGTCAGATGAACATTACAGTAACTACTCAATTTTATGGTTATGCACAAGTTGAAAGTTTTACTCGTTTAGTTGCATCCTCAGCTAAAAAGTATTTACCTACGAATGCACCAATTGAAATAAAAATCACGTCGGTAAATGATGTTCAGGCATTAATTGCGAAGAATTCAGCAGATGATGGTTACACAATCCACATCTTTGGCGGAGAATAG